The following are encoded together in the Cerasicoccus sp. TK19100 genome:
- the urtA gene encoding urea ABC transporter substrate-binding protein — MITLLMKFARRSAIATAMLITLFSSFARAEEDTVKVGILHSLSGTMAISETSLRDVLLFTIDEINANGGVMGKQIEPVVVDGASDWPLFAEKAKQLLVQDKVAVVFGCWTSVSRKSVLPVFEEYNGLLFYPVQYEGEEMSPNIFYTAEAVNQQAIPAVDFLLEEGKKKFYLIGTDYVYPQTTNLVLLEYLLSKGVPLRNIGGGLREDANGEVISAGKYTPFGHTDYQQIIAEIKQFAASGDACVINTINGDSNVAFFKEYAASGLTAEECPVVSFSLSEDEFRSLPAKDLVGQLGCWTYFMSLDTPENEKFVENFQSWLKTTDVDGIEREGRVTCSPMVLSYDGVYLWKKAVEKAGSFDVDKVVKALESGISFDGPGGEVTTQANHHLTKDVYIGETMPDGQFEVIESFEDVYGEPFLKGTFE; from the coding sequence ATGATAACACTACTCATGAAGTTTGCGCGTCGCTCCGCCATCGCGACAGCAATGCTCATCACCCTATTTAGCAGCTTTGCCCGAGCGGAAGAAGACACCGTCAAGGTAGGCATTCTCCACTCCCTCAGCGGCACCATGGCCATCAGTGAAACTTCACTACGCGACGTGCTCCTGTTCACCATTGATGAGATCAACGCCAACGGCGGCGTGATGGGCAAGCAGATCGAACCGGTCGTCGTTGACGGCGCTTCGGACTGGCCACTCTTTGCGGAAAAGGCCAAGCAACTGCTTGTGCAGGACAAGGTAGCCGTCGTCTTCGGCTGCTGGACTTCCGTTAGCCGCAAGTCGGTGCTGCCCGTCTTTGAAGAATACAACGGCCTGCTCTTCTACCCGGTTCAATACGAGGGTGAAGAAATGTCGCCGAACATCTTCTACACCGCAGAAGCGGTTAACCAGCAGGCTATCCCGGCCGTGGACTTCCTGCTCGAAGAAGGCAAAAAGAAGTTCTACCTGATCGGCACCGACTACGTTTACCCGCAGACCACCAACCTGGTGCTCCTCGAGTATCTGCTCTCCAAGGGCGTGCCGCTCCGCAACATCGGCGGCGGTCTTCGCGAAGACGCCAACGGCGAAGTCATCTCCGCTGGCAAATACACTCCCTTCGGTCACACTGACTACCAGCAGATCATTGCGGAAATCAAGCAGTTCGCCGCTTCCGGTGACGCCTGCGTGATCAACACCATCAACGGTGACTCCAACGTCGCATTCTTCAAGGAATACGCCGCATCGGGCCTCACCGCTGAAGAATGCCCGGTCGTTTCCTTCTCCCTCTCCGAAGACGAATTCCGCAGCCTTCCCGCGAAGGACCTGGTTGGCCAGCTCGGTTGCTGGACTTACTTCATGTCCCTCGATACTCCGGAGAACGAAAAGTTTGTGGAGAACTTCCAAAGCTGGCTCAAGACGACCGATGTCGACGGCATCGAGCGCGAAGGCCGCGTAACTTGCAGCCCGATGGTTCTCTCCTACGACGGTGTATACCTCTGGAAGAAGGCCGTTGAAAAGGCAGGCAGCTTTGATGTGGACAAAGTTGTCAAGGCGCTGGAAAGCGGCATCTCCTTCGATGGTCCCGGAGGCGAAGTCACCACGCAGGCAAACCACCACCTGACCAAGGACGTCTACATCGGCGAAACCATGCCGGACGGACAGTTCGAAGTCATCGAATCCTTTGAAGATGTTTATGGCGAGCCGTTCCTGAAGGGCACGTTTGAGTAA